In Topomyia yanbarensis strain Yona2022 chromosome 2, ASM3024719v1, whole genome shotgun sequence, one DNA window encodes the following:
- the LOC131680701 gene encoding homeotic protein ocelliless-like → MNKPATIDKNNTSDSSSASPASSTTPSSLSSSSTASSAGGSLRGLGSALRQLQQHQRKRNFLTAPAQSSPVPAVATAAIAAAAATATTTSTMLLTSAHDHHLNFVMGFIKEDEIYNSGNSSSFSSSGGGGIGDGSGGTASSSIVSTTTDTSSEDNSLVVPTLTSRLLDSLNDDNKQINHNASPFRRWGQSSLRSRSGEQRTPGSSHRRPSSLAASESDVYTKSIDDDYSSTKSGYNPYADAAAGGSRLP, encoded by the exons ATGAACAAGCCGGCAACTATCGACAAAAACAATACCAGCGATTCATCGTCGGCTTCTCCCGCATCATCCACTACACCATCGTCCCTGTCGTCATCCTCGACCGCATCGTCGGCTGGCGGTTCGCTTCGGGGACTTGGCAGTGCACTGCGGCAACTTCAGCAACACCAACGAAAACGTAACTTTCTAACCGCACCAGCACAGTCAAGCCCCGTTCCAGCCGTAGCAACTGCCGCAATCGCCGCTGCCGCCGCCACCGCCACCACAACCAGCACAATGCTGCTAACAAGTGCCCACGATCATCATCTCAACTTTGTGATGGGTTTCATCAAGGAGGATGAAATCTATAACAGTGGCAATTCTTCCTCCTTCTCCAGTAGTGGTGGAGGTGGTATTGGTGACGGTAGTGGAGGTACGGCAAGCTCCTCGATCGTTTCGACAACCACGGATACCTCGTCGGAGGACAACTCGCTTGTGGTGCCCACATTGACGTCGAGGCTTCTTGACAGCCTAAACGATGAT AACAAACAAATCAACCACAATGCATCACCATTCCGGCGCTGGGGTCAATCATCGCTACGATCTCGTTCAGGCGAACAGCGGACACCGGGATCGTCCCACCGGAGACCATCGTCGTTGGCCGCTTCGGAAAGTGACGTCTATACGAAATCTATCGATGACGATTACAGTTCGACGAAGAGCGGATACAACCCGTACGCCGACGCAGCAGCCGGTG GTAGCCGGCTGCCGTGA